CTCAAGCACTACGCGGCGTACAACAACGAGACCAAGCGCGACCAGACCTCGTCGAACGTGCCGCAGCGGGTGCTCAACGAGTACGACCGCAAGCCGTTCGAGATCCCGCTGCGCCACCACGCGGCGACCGGCGTGATGTCCTCCTACAACCTGATCAACGGCCGGCCGGCCACCGTCGACCCGGATCTCGCCGGCCTGGTCCGGAGCTGGAGCGACCAGCGGCTCTACAACGTCACCGACGCCTGGGCGCCGACCAACCTGACCGGCTCGCAGGCCTACTTCGCCACCCAGGCCGAGGCCGACGCCGCGGTGGTCAAGGCCGGGCTGGACAGCTTCACTGTCAACGACACCAACGGCGAGCCCACCGTCACCGCGCTCCAGCAGGCCCTCGACCAGGGGTTGCTCACCGAGAAGCAGGTGGACACGGCGGTCGGTGACGCCCTGAGCATCCGGTTCCGGCTCGGCGAGTTCGACCCGGACGGCGGTCCGTACGCCACGATCCCGGCCTCGGTGGTGGACAGCCCGCAGCACCGCAAGCTCGCCCGGGAGGCGGCCGCCGACGCGATGGTGCTGCTGAAGAACGCGTCCGGCATTCTGCCGATCAAGGCGGGCGGCTCGGTCGCGGTGGTCGGCCCGCTCGCGGACACGCTCTACACCGATTGGTACGGCGGACAGCTCCCGTACGCGGTGACGGCGCTCGACGGGATCACCGAGCGTGCCTCCGCCACGGTCGGCGCGACCGGCGCCGACCGGATCGCGCTGAAGGACGTCACCACGGGCCGCTACGTGACCGCCGCCGACCCGGACGCGGTCACCGCCACCGCCACCTCGACCGGCGGCGCCGCCCAGTTCGACACGGTGGACTGGGGCGACGGGGTGTCCACGTTGCGCAACGCCGCGAACGGCAAGTACCTCGCCTACAACTGGGGGCCGTTCGTCACCCACGACACCGCGCCTACCGGGTGGTTCGTCCAGCAGCAGTTCAAGGTGGAGGACCAGGGCGACGGGACCGTGGTGCTGCACTACGCCGGCTACGAGACGCAGGAGAGCTGGTTCGGCGCGAACACCTACGTGACGGTGGGCGCCGACGGCAAGCTCGGTCTCGGCTCGGCGACAGCCGCCGGTGCCGCCCACTTCGCCAAGGAGGTGCTGGTCGACGGGGTGCGGGCGGCCGCCGACGCGGCGCGCACCCGGCAGACCGCCGTCGTGGTGGTCGGGACCAACCCGTTCGTGGCCGGGCGCGAGGCGCACGACCGTACCGGGCTGAGCCTGGGCGCGCGGCAGGAGGCCCTGATCACGGCGGTGCGGGCGGCCAACCCGCGGACCGTGGTGGTGCTGCAGAGCAGCTACCCGATCAGCCTCGCGGCCCGGGGCGTCCCGGGCGTGGTATGGACGACGCACGCCGGCGCGGAGACCGGCCACGCGCTGGCCGACGTGCTCTACGGCGACGTCGACCCGGCCGGCCGGCTGACGTCGACCTGGCCGATGTCGGCCGCCGACCTGCCCGCCGACCTGAACCAGTACGACATCATCAAGTCCCGGCAGACCTACCAGTACGCCGGCACGAAGCCGCTCTACCCGTTCGGCCACGGGCTGTCGTACACGTCGTTCCGGTACTCCGGGCTCAAGGCCGGCGGCGGCGAGGTCAGCGTGACGGTCACCAACACCGGCAAACGGGCCGGCGACGAGGTGGTCCAGCTCTACACCCACCAGCGCACCTCCCGGGACGTCACGGCGGTGAAGACGTTGCGTGGCTTCCAGA
This window of the Actinoplanes oblitus genome carries:
- a CDS encoding glycoside hydrolase family 3 protein; the encoded protein is MRGRRGLALLAAALLTVPLTSTPAHAAESLPFRDPALPLPARIDDLVGRLTLTEKLSLLHQYQPAIPRLGLAVFKSGTEALHGVAWSNDYAAGGAKVDATATVFPQAVGLASTWDPELIRRVGAAVGDEARGLHAGNPTVWGLNLWAPVVNPLRDPRWGRNEEGYSEDPLLTGAIATAYGQGLQGDDPAHLKTAPTLKHYAAYNNETKRDQTSSNVPQRVLNEYDRKPFEIPLRHHAATGVMSSYNLINGRPATVDPDLAGLVRSWSDQRLYNVTDAWAPTNLTGSQAYFATQAEADAAVVKAGLDSFTVNDTNGEPTVTALQQALDQGLLTEKQVDTAVGDALSIRFRLGEFDPDGGPYATIPASVVDSPQHRKLAREAAADAMVLLKNASGILPIKAGGSVAVVGPLADTLYTDWYGGQLPYAVTALDGITERASATVGATGADRIALKDVTTGRYVTAADPDAVTATATSTGGAAQFDTVDWGDGVSTLRNAANGKYLAYNWGPFVTHDTAPTGWFVQQQFKVEDQGDGTVVLHYAGYETQESWFGANTYVTVGADGKLGLGSATAAGAAHFAKEVLVDGVRAAADAARTRQTAVVVVGTNPFVAGREAHDRTGLSLGARQEALITAVRAANPRTVVVLQSSYPISLAARGVPGVVWTTHAGAETGHALADVLYGDVDPAGRLTSTWPMSAADLPADLNQYDIIKSRQTYQYAGTKPLYPFGHGLSYTSFRYSGLKAGGGEVSVTVTNTGKRAGDEVVQLYTHQRTSRDVTAVKTLRGFQKVHLAAGRSRTVTFTLTPRDLAHWDVTRQRWVTETSVYDILVGASSSDIRQRAALPVRGETIPARDLSAMTRAETFDDYSGARLLDESKAGGTVVGAVAAGDWIVFRDAALRGGKSFTVRAAGAGSVQLRLGSPAGRLLGTATVAGTGGVYSYAEVSAPVAAVRGRQDVYLVLSPGLRVASFRIR